A genomic stretch from Poecile atricapillus isolate bPoeAtr1 chromosome 10, bPoeAtr1.hap1, whole genome shotgun sequence includes:
- the LOC131582590 gene encoding uncharacterized protein LOC131582590 isoform X2: MCSRRRAECGGMPGSARSPQPQRCPCAGSSAWPPRASAGQAGLWDSRPDGLAGAAVCPCRGGPCGSAAGSERCGGGGRGGRSGGCSGLRPSCRELLAVPSPVRVPPGVPSSARSLGTGRGGCCLSLPRAVSGARSGPTAGARVSEQKKVFIALSHMRSVEESSVPWEPSGDARNKRGIPSTSPGSCKCLSN, from the exons ATGTGTTCTCGGCGGAGGGCTGAGTGCGGGGGGATGCCGGGCTCGGCACGCAGCCCGCAGCCCCAGCGCTGTCCGTGCGCggggagctcagcctggcccCCGCGAGCATCCGCCGGCCAAGCGGGGCTTTGGGATTCTCGGCCCGACGGCCTCGCTGGGGCTGCCGTGTGCCCGTGTCGTGGCGGCCCGTGCGGCTCCGCCGCGGGCTCAGAGCGCtgcggaggaggaggaagaggaggaagaagcgGAGGCTGCTCGGGGCTGCGGCCGAGCTGCCGGGAGCTGCtcgctgtccccagcccggtGCGCGTCCCCCCGGGGGTCCCGAGCTCCGCCCGCTCTTTGGGGACGGGCAGGGGCggctgctgcctctcccttcCCCGGGCGGTCAGCGGGGCCCGGAGCGGGCCCACCGCCGGCGCCAG agtgTCTGAGCAGAAGAAAGTCTTCATTGCGTTGAGTCACATGCGGTCAGTAGAGGAGTCATCTGTGCCATGGGAACCTTCAGGTGATGCGAGAAACAAGCGGGGAATCCCTTCCACTTCTCCGGGATCCTGCAAATGCCTTTCAAATTAG
- the LOC131582590 gene encoding collagen alpha-1(I) chain-like isoform X1 has product MHYATVALKWYRLFPSKQRPVVSSGTPSPFKGGEKVMAERDRIAPTNTYFKSASSPKGAAPGSVASAGRAPVGPSGAQPGADPTGASGSRDSSVASALLRRRGKAEPQPLAAGTRRGPALRASASPRRASAGGRSRCPSVTGNLLAPVARGGRCSPAAAGPRGRAAGAAAGGRRERPPWGRAPPPPAGQPRLRGRSGTAAAEPGPGRPARSIRAPCGRSAEAYRPHRCHCAWGFSRGGCISDVGVRWGIAVNSRQKRIDSDKITYSLKWGFQI; this is encoded by the coding sequence ATGCATTACGCTACAGTAGCTCTGAAATGGTATCGCTTATTTCCTTCAAAGCAGCGGCCGGTTGTTTCTTCAGGGACCCCAAGTCCTTtcaagggaggggaaaaagtgATGGCTGAGCGGGACCGAATCGCGCCGAcaaatacttattttaaatCAGCATCATCTCCAAAGGGCGCAGCCCCTGGGAGCGTGGCGAGTGCCGGGCGGGCGCCGGTCGGGCCGAGcggggctcagcccggggcagATCCGACTGGGGCGAGCGGGAGCCGGGACAGCTCGGTGGCCTCAGCCCTTCTCCGTCGGAGAGGGaaggcagagccccagccatTGGCCGCGGGGACGCGCCGGGGCCCGGCTCTCCGGGCATCGGCATCACCCCGCAGAGCCTCGGCCGGGGGCCGCTCTCGGTGCCCGAGTGTAACCGGGAACTTGCTGGCCCCAGTGGCGAGGGGCGGGCGGTGCTCTCCGGCCGCCGCGGGGCCCCGCGGGCGAGCAgccggcgctgctgccgggggACGGAGGGAGCGGCCGCCGTGGGGCCGGGCACCGCCACCGCCCGCCGGGCAGCCCCGGCTGCGGGGCCGCTCCGGGACGGCCGCGGCGGAGCCCGGACCGGGCCGGCCCGCTCGGTCCATCCGAGCGCCCTGCGGCCGCTCGGCCGAAGCCTACCGCCCCCACCGCTGCCACTGTGCTTGGGGTTTTTCTCGGGGGGGATGTATTTCTGATGTCGGGGTAAGGTGGGGAATTGCTGTCAACTCCAGGCAGAAGAGAATCGATTCGGACAAGATTACTTACAGTTTAAAATGGGGTTTCCAAATATGA